A single genomic interval of Puntigrus tetrazona isolate hp1 chromosome 1, ASM1883169v1, whole genome shotgun sequence harbors:
- the LOC122359187 gene encoding LOW QUALITY PROTEIN: deoxynucleoside triphosphate triphosphohydrolase SAMHD1-like (The sequence of the model RefSeq protein was modified relative to this genomic sequence to represent the inferred CDS: inserted 1 base in 1 codon; deleted 2 bases in 1 codon): MPRSEQTRKNLSDYRKSLQDLRKSYEASEEPEKQHLWEIIKDELHDILKKYTLDFSKEQMKIFNDPIHGHMELHPLLVKIIDTPQFQRLRHIKQLGGTYLVYPGASHNRFEHSLGVAYLAGRLVKVLHNNQPELKITKQDFLCVQIAGLCHDLGHGPFSHVFDGLVIPEVKRIKKLKGLIDDIPEKWKHEQMSVQMFDDIVMSLQAENEDMWKEHGLDDKDVTFIKELIEGAETSEWSYKGRDKDKSFLYEIVANKQNGIDVDKWDYFARDCHHLGIXNSFDHLRLLKFARVCEVNGRNHICFRDKEADNVYDMFRTRYTLHRQAYQHKIANIIEEMLAEALIQADRDLHEDKPKDMLKISEAIKTAEDYSTLTDELFEHILSTTADNLKKSRNILNRILRRKLPKFVGEARLTISMSKEELTKTWKATVENYKSTDPTVSLNTENLPVYVVDLDHGMKDKNPIEKVYFYSKRKPNKAAPIKDYQLSSFLPRRFNEELVRVYYKQSDEDKKEKKKVEEAEKCFQMWCASNFGFK; the protein is encoded by the exons atGCCTCGATCTGAACAAACCAGAAAAAACCTCTCTGATTACAGAAAGAGTCTCCAGGATCTCAGAAAGTCCTATGAAGCAAGTGAAG AGCCAGAGAAACAACACTTATGGGAGATTATCAAGGATGAATTGCATGACATTCTGAAGAAATACACCTTAGACTTCTCAAAGGAACAGATGAAG ATTTTCAATGACCCCATTCACGGACACATGGAGCTGCACCCCCTGCTAGTGAAGATCATCGATACTCCTCAGTTTCAGAGACTCAGACACATCAAACAGCTGGGAGGAACATACCTGGTGTATCCTGGCGCTTCTCACAATCGATTTGAACACTCACTTGG TGTGGCATATTTAGCAGGACGTCTGGTGAAAGTTCTTCACAACAATCAACCAGAGCTCAAAATTACCAAACAGGATTTCCTGTGTGTTCAGATTGCCGGTCTGTGTCACGACTTGG GCCATGGAccattttctcatgtttttgaTGGTCTGGTTATTCCTGAagtcaaaagaataaaaaaattaaaag GCCTGATTGATGACATCCCTGAAAAGTGGAAG CACGAGCAGATGTCAGTTCAGATGTTCGATGACATTGTGATGAGTTTACAGGCTGAGAATGAAGACATGTGGAAAGAGCATGGACTGGATGACAAAGATGTCACCTTCATTAAAGAGTTGATTGAAGGGGCAGAAACCTCAGAG TGGTCATACAAGGGCAGAGATAAAGACAAATCCTTCCTGTATGAGATTGTGGCAAATAAACAGAACGGCATCGATGTGGACAAATGGGACTATTTCGCACg aGACTGTCATCATCTGGGTA GAAACAGCTTTGACCATCTGCGTCTCCTGAAGTTTGCTCGAGTCTGTGAAGTGAATGGGAGAAATCACATCTGCTTCAGAGATAAG GAGGCTGATAATGTTTATGATATGTTTCGCACCCGATACACTCTTCATCGTCAGGCCTATCAGCACAAGATCGCCAACATCATTGAAGAGAT GCTTGCAGAAGCTCTCATACAAGCTGATCGAGATCTTCATGAAGATAAACCTAAAGATATGCTGAAGATTTCTGAAGCAATAAAGACAGCAGAGGACTACAGCACACTCACAG ATGAGCTCTTTGAGCATATTTTGTCCACCACTGCTGACAATCTGAAGAAGTCCAGAAATATCTTAAACAGGATCCTCAGAAGAAAACTGCCAAAATTTGTTGGAGAAGCTCGTCTGACCATTAGCATGTCAAAG GAGGAGCTGACAAAAACATGGAAGGCAACAGTAGAGAACTACAAATCTACAGACCCCACTGTTTCTCTGAACACTGAAAATTTACCAGTTTAT GTGGTTGATCTGGATCATGGAATGAAGGACAAAAACCCCATTGAAAAGGTCTATTTCTACAGCAAGAGAAAACCCAATAAAGCTGCTCCCATTAAAGATTATCAG TTGTCCAGTTTCCTGCCAAGGAGGTTTAATGAAGAGCTGGTCAGAGTTTACTACAAACAATCTGATGAGGATAAGAAG GAGAAGAAAAAGGTggaggaggctgagaagtgcTTTCAGATGTGGTGTGCCTCCAATTTTGGATTCAAATAG